A genomic region of Psychrobacter sp. M13 contains the following coding sequences:
- the ubiE gene encoding bifunctional demethylmenaquinone methyltransferase/2-methoxy-6-polyprenyl-1,4-benzoquinol methylase UbiE, with protein MPDSENSNHKKAPSSKDGAPIANKAATQQTLFNQRDDINNPHTADTDGAEQTHFGYKTVNKAEKQARVADVFTSVAKKYDIMNDLMSFGIHRLWKRYAISLSGVRAGQHVLDIAGGTGDLAKVFSREVGRNGHVVLSDINAAMLEVGRERLINAGCNNVDFVLANAETLAPFEDESFDLVTISFGLRNVTDKDAALKSMYRVLKPGGRLLILEFSKPIFEPLSKAYDLYSFTALPIMGKIIANDSESYQYLAESIRMHPDQQTLKQMMEQAGFDNCDYHNLTAGIVAVHRGFKA; from the coding sequence ATGCCTGACAGTGAAAACAGTAATCATAAAAAGGCGCCAAGCAGTAAAGATGGCGCACCTATTGCGAATAAAGCCGCTACCCAGCAAACACTCTTCAATCAGCGTGATGATATTAACAATCCGCATACTGCTGACACTGACGGCGCTGAGCAAACTCATTTTGGCTACAAAACAGTCAATAAAGCGGAAAAGCAAGCTCGCGTCGCCGATGTGTTCACCTCAGTTGCCAAAAAATACGACATTATGAATGACTTGATGTCATTTGGTATTCATCGCCTGTGGAAGCGCTACGCTATTAGCTTATCAGGCGTTCGTGCAGGTCAGCACGTCTTAGATATCGCTGGTGGTACGGGTGATTTGGCTAAAGTATTCAGCCGTGAGGTCGGTCGTAATGGTCATGTAGTGTTGTCTGATATTAATGCGGCGATGTTAGAAGTGGGTCGCGAGCGCTTGATTAATGCAGGCTGCAATAACGTCGACTTTGTACTGGCTAATGCTGAAACGCTTGCGCCTTTTGAGGATGAAAGCTTCGATTTAGTCACCATCAGCTTTGGTCTGCGCAACGTCACCGACAAAGACGCTGCCTTAAAATCTATGTATCGTGTCCTCAAGCCAGGCGGTCGTTTATTGATTTTGGAATTCTCAAAGCCTATTTTTGAGCCTTTATCTAAAGCCTATGATCTATACTCATTTACCGCGCTGCCGATAATGGGCAAAATCATCGCCAATGATTCTGAGAGTTATCAGTACTTGGCGGAGTCTATCCGTATGCATCCTGATCAGCAGACACTTAAGCAAATGATGGAACAGGCTGGGTTTGATAATTGTGATTATCATAATTTAACCGCAGGTATTGTAGCGGTGCATCGTGGCTTTAAAGCTTAA
- a CDS encoding glutathione peroxidase — protein sequence MSNIYDFSAETMEGTTQSFAGYEGQVLLVVNTASKCGFTPQFEGLETLYQQYKDQGLTVIGFPCNQFGSQDPGSNNEIGAFCQKNYGVSFPMMGKVDVNGKDADPIFNWLKDQKGGLLTDGIKWNFTKFLIGRDGQVIDRYAPTTKPDAIKADIEQALAAK from the coding sequence ATGAGTAATATTTACGATTTTAGCGCTGAAACTATGGAGGGCACCACGCAGTCTTTCGCTGGTTACGAAGGGCAAGTGTTATTGGTGGTCAATACCGCTAGCAAATGTGGCTTTACCCCGCAGTTTGAAGGGTTAGAGACGCTATACCAGCAGTACAAAGATCAGGGACTAACAGTGATTGGTTTCCCGTGCAATCAGTTCGGCAGTCAAGACCCTGGTAGTAACAATGAAATTGGCGCATTTTGTCAAAAAAACTATGGTGTCAGTTTCCCAATGATGGGCAAAGTCGATGTCAATGGAAAAGATGCCGATCCTATTTTCAATTGGCTAAAGGATCAAAAGGGTGGCCTATTGACTGATGGCATAAAATGGAATTTTACTAAGTTTTTGATTGGTCGTGATGGACAAGTGATTGATCGGTATGCACCAACGACTAAACCTGATGCTATTAAAGCGGATATAGAACAAGCGCTCGCTGCGAAGTAA
- the msrB gene encoding peptide-methionine (R)-S-oxide reductase MsrB gives MQDKQLNKDEIAQLTEADWKQRLTSDEYHVMREKGTERPFTGVYNDIDDKGVYRCKGCGASLFNSDNKFDAGCGWPSFDQGVDNAAIDEHVDDSLGMRRTEVTCSNCGAHLGHVFPDGPRETTGMRYCINSVSIDLDKNEH, from the coding sequence ATGCAAGACAAGCAACTTAACAAAGACGAAATCGCGCAGTTAACGGAAGCCGATTGGAAGCAGCGTTTAACGAGTGATGAGTATCATGTGATGCGAGAGAAGGGCACTGAGCGCCCTTTTACTGGCGTCTATAATGATATCGATGATAAAGGGGTTTATCGCTGCAAAGGCTGCGGTGCTAGCTTATTCAACTCAGATAATAAGTTTGATGCAGGTTGCGGCTGGCCAAGCTTCGATCAAGGTGTCGACAATGCCGCGATTGATGAGCATGTCGATGACTCGCTAGGTATGCGTCGTACTGAGGTCACTTGTAGCAACTGCGGGGCACATTTGGGTCATGTCTTCCCTGATGGGCCGCGTGAGACCACAGGTATGCGCTACTGCATTAACTCCGTATCTATTGACTTGGACAAAAACGAGCACTGA
- a CDS encoding aminotransferase class I/II-fold pyridoxal phosphate-dependent enzyme gives MKDSQDKSAQAERLVALRRAKGLTAAQLAKEMTDAGAKVSRGAISNWERGTNGIVSSKLPTLARLLGCSEGYLLRGDINDNPDNLYNSHADISNDNDQSATNVTLAVPTDTQPQDQSQSEQTTNNNVKNSQYKAMEGKTMSILKKSDKLQNVCYDIRGPLLKAANQMEADGQRILKLNIGNPAPFGFTAPHEIIRDVAMNLTEAIGYSDSQGIFSARKAVLQYYQAKGFLSAVDVRDIYLGNGVSELIVMTMQALMSDGDEVLIPKPDYPLWTAAANLAGGKAVHYRCNEEDNWQPDIEDIKSKITSKTKGIVIINPNNPTGALYTDEVLKQLVEVAVEHDLVIMADEIYDRVLYDDATHTPMCTLTDQALVLSYSGLSKSHRIAGFRAGWMMVSGQKSHATDFIEGLDMLASMRLCSNVPGQYAIQTAMGGYQSMKELTSPKGRLTKQRDLTTSRLNAIPGISCTKPQGAFYCFPKMDPAIYPIEDDMQFMMDLLVDEKVLMVQGTGFNWDTPDHFRVVFMPNLDELENAMDRLDRFFAKKRKQYGTDKVVNDQAKDSKTSKPETADA, from the coding sequence ATGAAAGACAGTCAAGATAAGTCAGCCCAAGCTGAGCGTTTGGTAGCACTGCGCCGTGCTAAGGGCTTAACAGCAGCGCAGTTAGCAAAAGAGATGACAGACGCTGGCGCTAAAGTGAGCCGCGGTGCTATCTCTAACTGGGAGCGTGGCACTAACGGTATCGTATCATCGAAGCTGCCTACCTTGGCTCGACTATTAGGCTGTAGTGAAGGCTATCTACTACGTGGCGATATCAACGATAACCCTGATAATCTCTATAACTCGCATGCTGACATTAGTAACGATAACGATCAATCAGCGACCAATGTAACCTTAGCGGTTCCTACTGATACTCAACCACAAGATCAGTCTCAATCTGAGCAAACAACCAATAATAATGTTAAAAATTCACAGTATAAAGCTATGGAAGGTAAAACTATGAGCATTCTCAAAAAATCCGATAAACTACAGAACGTTTGCTATGACATTCGTGGTCCACTACTCAAAGCGGCCAATCAGATGGAGGCAGACGGTCAACGTATCCTTAAATTAAACATTGGCAATCCTGCGCCGTTCGGCTTTACAGCGCCGCATGAGATCATACGAGATGTGGCAATGAACCTGACGGAAGCCATTGGCTATTCAGACTCACAGGGTATCTTTTCAGCGCGCAAAGCGGTATTACAATACTATCAAGCTAAAGGGTTTTTATCGGCGGTTGACGTTCGTGATATCTATTTAGGCAATGGGGTGTCTGAGCTTATCGTGATGACAATGCAGGCATTGATGAGCGATGGTGATGAAGTGTTGATTCCTAAGCCTGATTATCCGCTATGGACAGCAGCGGCTAACCTTGCGGGCGGCAAAGCGGTACATTATCGCTGTAACGAAGAGGATAACTGGCAGCCTGATATCGAAGATATCAAATCTAAGATCACTAGCAAAACTAAGGGCATCGTTATTATTAACCCTAACAACCCTACTGGTGCCTTGTATACTGACGAAGTACTCAAACAGCTCGTTGAGGTCGCAGTAGAGCATGATTTAGTAATCATGGCTGATGAGATTTATGATCGCGTTCTTTATGATGATGCGACGCATACCCCTATGTGTACTTTGACCGATCAAGCGCTAGTTTTATCCTACAGTGGGCTGTCAAAATCGCATCGTATCGCAGGTTTCCGTGCCGGATGGATGATGGTTTCTGGTCAGAAAAGCCATGCTACCGATTTTATTGAAGGCTTAGATATGTTAGCCTCTATGCGTCTATGCTCAAACGTACCAGGCCAATATGCTATTCAAACAGCGATGGGCGGCTATCAAAGCATGAAAGAGCTGACCTCTCCTAAAGGACGCTTGACTAAACAGCGTGATCTAACGACCTCTCGCCTAAATGCTATTCCAGGTATCTCTTGTACTAAGCCTCAAGGTGCATTTTACTGCTTCCCTAAAATGGATCCTGCCATTTATCCTATCGAAGATGATATGCAATTTATGATGGATTTATTGGTCGACGAAAAAGTATTAATGGTACAAGGTACGGGCTTTAATTGGGATACGCCTGATCATTTCCGTGTAGTATTCATGCCGAATTTAGATGAGCTTGAGAATGCTATGGATCGCTTAGATCGCTTCTTCGCCAAAAAACGTAAGCAGTATGGTACGGACAAAGTGGTCAATGATCAGGCGAAAGACTCTAAAACTTCTAAACCTGAAACCGCAGATGCTTAA
- a CDS encoding inorganic phosphate transporter, which yields MGNSSSSNASTKDVGSMRINIFFAILLIGMTGYFLWWGLDYTMHQQTSLFLAATAFGVFMAFNIGGNDVANSFGTSVGAGTLTIPQALGIAAIFEVSGAVLAGSEVTDTIRSGIVDLDGLAVSPNQFIYVMLSALIAAAFWLLFATRKGLPVSTTHAIIGGVVGSSIVLGITLGGTEMALSTVNWGTIGTIAISWVLSPLLGGLISYLLYSQIKKNIIEYNDRTEAYLVTLKDNKKALKQEHKVFLEAMTESEQLAYTSAMLRDQEIYKDDDCVVEDLETDYYKSLYKIENERSNLDTLKAIKQWVPIIAAAGGAVMSSLVIFKGLKNVNNNMTTLQGFLIMGMVAAMVWLATFVYTKSIRGKHKEDLTKATFIMFSWMQVFTASAFAFSHGSNDIANAVGPFAAIMDVIRTNSIASEAAVPPAVMLTFGVALIVGLWFIGKEVIQTVGTNLAKMHPASGFSAELAAAAVVMGASTMGLPVSSTHTLVGAVLGIGIVNRDTNWALMKPIGLAWVITLPAAAIMSALSFVILIQIF from the coding sequence ATGGGTAATAGTAGCAGTTCTAACGCATCAACCAAAGATGTCGGCTCCATGAGAATCAATATATTCTTTGCCATACTGTTAATTGGTATGACGGGCTATTTTTTATGGTGGGGCCTTGACTACACCATGCATCAGCAGACCTCATTGTTTCTTGCTGCTACTGCTTTTGGTGTCTTTATGGCATTCAATATTGGCGGTAATGACGTCGCCAACTCTTTTGGTACCTCAGTGGGCGCTGGGACCTTAACGATCCCCCAAGCATTGGGAATAGCTGCGATATTTGAGGTGTCTGGAGCGGTACTAGCAGGCAGTGAAGTAACCGATACCATCCGTAGCGGTATTGTTGATTTGGACGGTTTGGCCGTCAGTCCCAATCAGTTCATATATGTCATGCTCTCAGCTTTGATCGCTGCTGCGTTTTGGCTACTATTTGCAACTCGTAAGGGTTTGCCTGTTTCAACGACCCATGCCATCATCGGCGGGGTAGTCGGTAGCTCTATTGTGCTAGGTATCACTTTAGGGGGTACCGAAATGGCGCTCTCAACAGTGAATTGGGGCACTATCGGCACTATTGCTATCTCTTGGGTGCTATCGCCACTGCTTGGCGGCTTGATCTCTTATTTATTATATAGTCAGATTAAGAAAAACATCATTGAGTATAATGATAGAACAGAGGCTTATCTTGTCACTTTAAAAGATAATAAAAAGGCTCTAAAGCAAGAGCACAAAGTATTTTTGGAGGCTATGACAGAGTCTGAGCAATTGGCTTATACCTCAGCTATGCTTCGTGACCAAGAAATCTATAAAGACGATGATTGTGTCGTTGAAGATTTAGAGACTGACTATTACAAGAGCCTCTATAAGATTGAGAATGAGCGTAGTAATTTAGATACCTTAAAAGCCATTAAGCAATGGGTACCTATCATTGCTGCTGCAGGCGGGGCAGTTATGTCCTCATTGGTGATATTCAAAGGTCTCAAAAACGTCAATAATAATATGACGACTTTGCAAGGCTTTTTAATCATGGGTATGGTCGCTGCGATGGTATGGCTGGCGACTTTTGTTTATACCAAGAGTATTCGTGGTAAGCACAAAGAAGACCTGACCAAAGCGACCTTTATTATGTTTAGCTGGATGCAGGTATTCACCGCGTCGGCGTTTGCCTTTAGTCATGGCTCTAACGACATTGCCAATGCAGTTGGGCCTTTTGCGGCGATTATGGATGTCATCCGTACTAATAGTATTGCATCAGAAGCAGCTGTACCTCCTGCGGTCATGCTAACCTTTGGTGTCGCGCTTATCGTCGGTCTTTGGTTCATTGGTAAAGAAGTCATTCAGACCGTCGGTACTAATTTGGCTAAAATGCATCCTGCTTCTGGATTTTCAGCGGAGCTTGCGGCTGCTGCTGTGGTTATGGGTGCGTCCACTATGGGCTTACCAGTATCGAGCACTCATACCTTAGTAGGTGCTGTGTTAGGTATCGGTATCGTTAATAGAGATACCAATTGGGCATTGATGAAACCTATTGGCTTAGCATGGGTTATCACTCTACCGGCGGCAGCTATTATGTCAGCACTTAGCTTTGTGATTTTAATACAGATTTTTTAG
- a CDS encoding SCP2 domain-containing protein: MITVFLLAGAEKLINIAIASDEITKAGLVPLAGKVLRLDMALPEIHLDILFNHDRLRFEPVTTVSVFEPRGGKNVDDADSYDERARADAELARIGHSSPDCTITVDNPAQLLNLIRGAEGNLPIAGDYTVLMQLKQLIAGFDPDVAGQLEPIIGKPMASQLQLLIKQLKWSLRHTAKRAFDDVSIWANEVAGTNEPDPNDKAEVNDLKQQLLKLRADIEREEARLMAIKIEQAKLRNS; the protein is encoded by the coding sequence ATGATTACGGTATTCTTATTGGCTGGTGCCGAAAAGCTCATTAATATCGCTATTGCTAGTGATGAAATCACCAAAGCTGGGCTGGTACCTTTGGCAGGTAAAGTACTACGTTTAGATATGGCGCTGCCTGAAATTCATTTGGATATTTTATTCAATCATGATCGTCTGCGTTTTGAGCCTGTGACGACGGTTAGTGTATTTGAGCCGCGTGGTGGCAAGAATGTTGATGATGCCGACTCTTACGATGAGCGCGCCCGTGCCGATGCTGAGCTGGCGCGTATCGGTCATAGTAGCCCTGACTGTACTATTACCGTTGATAATCCTGCGCAGCTCCTGAACTTAATCCGTGGTGCTGAGGGTAATCTGCCTATTGCAGGAGATTACACAGTACTGATGCAGTTAAAACAGCTGATAGCAGGTTTTGATCCTGATGTTGCAGGTCAGCTTGAGCCTATCATTGGTAAGCCTATGGCCAGTCAATTGCAACTGCTTATCAAACAGCTGAAGTGGAGCTTACGTCATACCGCCAAACGTGCATTCGACGATGTGAGTATCTGGGCTAATGAGGTCGCTGGTACTAATGAGCCTGATCCTAATGATAAAGCTGAGGTCAATGATCTTAAACAGCAACTGCTAAAACTTCGCGCTGATATTGAGCGTGAAGAAGCAAGATTAATGGCGATCAAGATTGAGCAGGCAAAACTTAGAAACAGTTAG
- a CDS encoding ATPase: protein MPKNKSKQIVSATHDQVDSQVVNERLTPNPLSEFSLDKDELRLALVTAQFALRATRQQTPSSTNKPTGLLVLVNGMEQAGKGSAVKQLRQWVDPRLLKVEATIGYPPQDYQPIWQAHTQAMPRHGDVMVYFGNWYADLLYNIMRMISESEDKKSESSANLSALPITEWQNYLQQQLDQLDAFERDLAVNQTKVLKCWFHIDAETLKERLNDDDVDPQFLYQIDWNDTEIVEQFNKVATALLREQGDWIIIDGSDKEQATTSFCHEVLQAMQRALASSRESDSEPLADEPAESTSHTNTFMAADIPKPLTKMKDPDLDKSDYQKQLADKQAKFAKLIRARDGRHVVFAFEGMDAAGKGGAIKRMVAPLDPREYQIYNIGAPMLYELQHPYLWRFWTRLPNEQTDRISRIAIFDRTWYGRVLVERIEAFAEGHEWQRAYDEINRFEADLADAGTLVIKYWLAIDKEEQLERFEARADTPHKQFKLTDDDWRNRDNWSNYVQAAADMLARTDTEAAPWCIIATNDKRSARLQVLDHAIKQLEAMIKA, encoded by the coding sequence ATGCCGAAGAATAAGTCCAAGCAAATAGTTTCAGCAACCCATGATCAGGTTGACTCACAAGTCGTCAATGAGCGACTAACGCCCAATCCCTTGAGCGAGTTCTCCTTAGATAAAGATGAGCTAAGGCTGGCGCTAGTCACCGCTCAATTTGCGCTGCGTGCCACTCGCCAGCAAACGCCGTCATCAACCAATAAGCCCACAGGATTACTGGTGTTAGTCAATGGCATGGAGCAGGCAGGCAAAGGTAGTGCGGTCAAGCAATTACGCCAGTGGGTCGATCCGCGCCTCTTAAAAGTCGAGGCGACTATCGGCTATCCACCACAAGATTATCAACCTATTTGGCAAGCACATACGCAAGCTATGCCGCGCCACGGCGATGTGATGGTGTATTTTGGTAACTGGTATGCCGATCTGCTATATAACATCATGCGCATGATAAGTGAAAGTGAAGATAAAAAGAGCGAAAGCTCAGCTAATTTATCAGCGCTACCTATCACTGAGTGGCAAAACTATCTACAGCAACAGCTGGATCAGCTCGACGCTTTTGAGCGCGACTTGGCGGTTAATCAAACCAAAGTATTAAAATGCTGGTTTCATATCGATGCCGAAACCCTAAAAGAGAGACTAAATGATGATGACGTAGACCCGCAGTTTTTGTATCAGATTGACTGGAATGATACTGAGATAGTCGAGCAGTTCAATAAGGTTGCCACCGCGTTATTACGCGAGCAGGGCGATTGGATCATCATAGATGGTAGCGATAAAGAGCAAGCCACTACTAGCTTTTGTCACGAGGTATTGCAAGCGATGCAAAGAGCCTTAGCGAGTAGTCGTGAATCTGATTCTGAACCGTTGGCTGACGAGCCAGCTGAATCTACCAGCCATACTAATACGTTTATGGCTGCTGATATTCCCAAGCCGTTAACCAAGATGAAAGACCCTGATTTGGACAAGTCAGACTATCAAAAGCAGCTAGCAGACAAACAAGCCAAATTTGCCAAGCTCATACGCGCTCGAGATGGTCGTCATGTGGTGTTTGCTTTTGAAGGTATGGATGCAGCTGGCAAAGGCGGCGCTATCAAGCGCATGGTAGCGCCACTTGATCCACGCGAATATCAAATCTATAACATTGGTGCACCGATGCTTTATGAGCTACAGCATCCTTATTTATGGCGGTTTTGGACGCGACTGCCCAATGAGCAAACCGATCGCATTAGCCGTATCGCCATCTTTGATCGTACTTGGTATGGGCGAGTATTGGTTGAGCGTATTGAAGCGTTTGCCGAGGGGCATGAGTGGCAGCGCGCTTATGATGAAATCAATCGCTTTGAGGCTGACTTGGCCGATGCAGGAACGCTGGTGATCAAATACTGGCTGGCGATTGATAAGGAGGAGCAATTAGAGCGCTTTGAGGCTCGCGCCGATACGCCGCACAAGCAGTTTAAGCTCACCGATGATGATTGGCGCAATCGTGATAACTGGAGCAACTACGTGCAAGCGGCAGCTGATATGCTGGCACGTACTGACACTGAAGCTGCGCCTTGGTGCATTATTGCAACTAACGATAAGCGTAGTGCGCGTTTGCAAGTGTTGGATCACGCCATCAAGCAGCTTGAAGCGATGATAAAAGCTTAA
- a CDS encoding ShlB/FhaC/HecB family hemolysin secretion/activation protein, whose protein sequence is MCQSATAEDILPTAIGVNTITPDQFQQQRTEALKQQQLTRPNVNIDTTEFQVTPSSASPDTDPASTPCFDINNIYLTGELSDQFNFALRPFTTGSESMLGRCLSVNDINGLVTNVQNRIIEKGYVTTRVLVENQNLKTGNLFLTLIPGRIDQIAPIDIKASRPIYIDNTGNPANFAPAMPMTSGDLLNVRDIEQALENFKRVPTADADFSIIPSSRMSTPGYSDIRVKWQQDRRFRLSASVDDSGQDSTGVYQANVTLSLDNPTWNNDLLYVSYNRDLDGGNEDSDGSDGYNVGYVLPIDNTLITLTHSGYNYDQTIAGINQDYVYSGESYNTDLLVSQLVHRDNHSKTFLKAGGFARQQSNFIDDTEVEVQRRRTAGYRVGVGYETVIGKTQWLGDILYQRGTGAFNAITPPEALFNEGSARAGIIKTNIDMSRPLSVADQALNYRATFRGQYATEALVPNERLIIGGRYTVRGFDGDRSLSGDHGALLRQELSAYIGDRPHAIYVGVDAGYVKLDNSEQDDLLLGHHLIGGVVGVKGYVTPLRTSYDLFAGYPLAQPDNFSDKDWVTGFSLGWQY, encoded by the coding sequence ATGTGCCAATCAGCTACCGCAGAGGATATTCTGCCCACTGCCATTGGCGTTAATACGATTACCCCTGATCAATTTCAACAACAGCGCACCGAGGCCTTAAAACAACAACAGCTGACTAGACCCAACGTCAACATTGACACCACTGAATTTCAAGTTACGCCATCCTCTGCTAGTCCAGATACTGATCCTGCATCAACTCCATGCTTTGACATCAACAACATCTATCTCACTGGCGAGCTTAGCGATCAGTTCAACTTTGCTTTGCGCCCGTTTACTACAGGTTCTGAGTCGATGCTCGGTCGTTGTCTATCGGTTAACGATATCAATGGGCTGGTTACTAACGTGCAGAACCGTATCATTGAAAAAGGTTATGTCACCACTCGCGTCTTAGTTGAGAATCAAAATCTTAAAACGGGCAACTTATTTTTAACCCTTATTCCTGGTCGTATCGATCAGATAGCGCCTATCGATATTAAGGCCAGTCGTCCTATTTATATTGACAATACGGGCAACCCTGCCAACTTTGCCCCTGCCATGCCGATGACGTCCGGTGATCTGCTAAATGTACGTGATATCGAGCAAGCCCTTGAGAACTTTAAACGTGTACCAACCGCTGATGCGGATTTCTCTATTATTCCAAGTAGCCGTATGAGTACCCCTGGCTACAGTGATATTCGAGTGAAATGGCAGCAGGATCGCCGCTTTCGTCTATCAGCGAGCGTCGATGACTCAGGGCAAGATAGTACGGGAGTTTATCAAGCTAACGTAACCTTGTCGCTGGATAATCCGACCTGGAATAATGATCTACTGTATGTGTCCTATAACCGTGATCTCGATGGTGGTAATGAGGATAGCGATGGTAGCGACGGCTATAACGTCGGTTATGTCCTACCTATAGATAATACTCTAATCACGCTAACCCATAGCGGTTATAACTATGATCAAACCATTGCCGGTATCAATCAAGATTACGTCTATAGCGGTGAGTCCTATAACACTGATCTATTAGTCTCACAACTCGTCCATCGTGACAATCATAGTAAGACTTTCCTTAAAGCAGGCGGCTTTGCCAGACAGCAAAGCAACTTTATTGATGATACTGAGGTTGAAGTACAGCGCCGCCGTACGGCAGGCTATAGAGTCGGTGTCGGCTATGAGACGGTTATTGGAAAGACGCAGTGGTTAGGTGACATCCTCTATCAGCGTGGCACCGGTGCTTTTAATGCGATTACTCCGCCAGAAGCCCTCTTTAATGAAGGTAGTGCGCGCGCCGGTATTATCAAGACCAACATCGATATGAGCCGTCCGCTAAGCGTCGCTGACCAAGCGCTCAATTACCGCGCGACCTTTAGGGGTCAATATGCCACCGAAGCACTCGTACCCAATGAGCGCTTAATCATTGGCGGGCGCTACACAGTACGCGGCTTCGATGGTGATCGTAGTCTTAGCGGTGATCATGGCGCACTGCTTAGACAAGAGCTCAGCGCTTATATCGGTGATAGACCGCACGCAATTTATGTAGGCGTCGATGCAGGATACGTCAAGCTCGATAATAGTGAGCAAGATGACTTGCTACTAGGTCATCATCTGATTGGCGGTGTGGTCGGGGTCAAAGGTTATGTGACGCCACTACGCACAAGCTATGACTTATTTGCAGGATATCCGCTCGCGCAGCCGGATAACTTTAGTGATAAAGACTGGGTAACTGGCTTTAGCTTAGGTTGGCAGTATTAA